The region GAAGGTCTCGGCGAAGCGCTCCCGCGAAACCCGGTTGATGCGCTGGATTGCCTCCCGCAGGGACGCCAGGCTCTGCTCCAGGTCGCGGCGCTGGGCCTCCAGGAACTCGAACCGGCTCTTCTTCTCCTCGTGCTCCTCGATGGCCAGCAAGTTGATCTCTCCGAAGCCGTCGAGCTCGGCCCCCAGGGCCCGGATGCGCGCTTCGGCCGCCCCCGGGTCGAAGCCCTCCGACACCCCCCGGGAGGCCTCGTCCTCCAGGTCGCCCCCCAGGCGCTCCCGAAAGCGCTCGGCGAGCGTCTCGCCTCGCAGCTCCAGGTCGCGTAGGCCGAGCTGGGCTTCGTTTGCGCGCTTGTGGAGGGCGTCCACCTCGCGCCGGGCCTGGGCCGCGGCCCGCTCCTCCCCCGTGAGCTCGCCCCGGCGGGCGTCGAGGCGGCGGGCCAGCTCCGAGACGCCCGACTCCTGCCGCCCCAACTCCCCGCGCAGGACCTCGATCTCCCGGGCAACGCGCAGGAGCTCCGCTCCCCGCTCCTCCTGGAGGCCAGTGCACTCCTGGCCCTCCTGGCCGAGCTTCTCCACGCGGCGCACGACGTTCTCCAGGGAGGTGCGAAGGGTCCGGATCCGCTCCCCCAGCCCCTGGCGCCGCTCCCGGTCCGACGCCTCCTCCACCTGGAGCCGGGTCAGGCCTTCGTGGAGGGCAGCGACCCGCTCCCGCCCCCGCCCCACCTCGCGCTCCCGCGAGACCCGACGGCTCGCGGCCTCGTCCTGGACACCCAGCAGGCGCACCCGCTCGGCTTCCAGGGCGGCGGCCTCGGTCACCAGGCGCGCCACCCCACTCGAGAGATCCTCCCGCTCGAACTCCAGGGCCTCCCGGCGCTCCTCGAGCCGATCGCGCCGCTCCCGCAGCTGGGCCAGGTCCTTGGCGGCGTGCACCACCTGGAGCTCGCGCCGGTGGACCTCTTCCCGGATGGCCTCCAGACTCGCGGCCGCCGCCTCGGCGCGGGCGTCCAGCGCCCCGAGCTCTCCTTCACGCCGGGCGAGCTCCGCTTCCCGAGCCTGCACCTCCTGGCGCAGCTCCCGGATCTCCCGGTTGCGCCGAAGCAGGCCCGGCACCTGGGTTCCGGCCGTCCCCCCGGAGATCACCCCCTCGGGGCTCACGGTCTCCCCCTCCAGGGTGACCAGGGTGGCCCGCATCCCGTTGGCCGCCCACAGCCCCAGGGCGTGGTCCAGGGTCTCCACCACGTAGACGTCGCCCAGGAGGCACCGCGCCAGCCCCTCGTAGGAGGGAGCCACCGTCACCAGGTCCAGCAGGGGGCCCCGCGCCCACCCCTCCGCCACGGTCGGGAAGGCGGCGGCAGGGCCCTCGCGCAGGTTTACGGGCGCGAAGCTCGAGCGGCCGGCCCGCCTGTGCTTGAGGTGCCGCACCCCCTCCAGGCCGCGCTCCGGGCTCTCCACGACGACATACTGGAGGCGCTCCCCCAGGGCGGCCTCCAGGGCCGCTTCGTACTCGGGGGGAGCCGAGATGGTATCGGCCACCACCCCGCGCACCCCGTTCTTCCCCCCGGCCCGGGCGTCGGCGAGCACAGCCTTTACTCCGGCACCGTACCACTCCAGGCTGTCCTTGAGCTGCTCGAGCCCCTTGAGGCGGGATTGGCCGGTGTGAAGGGCCTTGCGGGCCTCTTCCACCTCCCGGCCCAGCGCCTGGCGCCTTCCCCGGACGCCCTTGAGCTCCTCCTCCCAGCGGACGCGATCCGCTCGGGCCTCTTCCCGCCCCTGTTCCGCCGCTTCGAGCTCGGCGTCCCGAAGCTCCAGGTCCTCGGCCAGCTCCCGAAGCCGGGTGGCGACCTCCACCCCCTGGCGGCCCATTCCCTCCAGGCGGCGCACGGCTTCGTCGCGCTGGCGCCGGGCGTGCTCCAGGCCATGTCCCACCCGGCTGAGGTCTCCCAGGCACGAGAGCTCTCTGCCCTTCTCGGCTTCCAGGGCCTTCTCGGCCTCGGCCTGGGCCTTCGCCGCCGTCCCGTGCTCCCCGCGCAGCGCCTCGAGCGCTCCCTCTCGACTCG is a window of Thermodesulfobacteriota bacterium DNA encoding:
- the smc gene encoding chromosome segregation protein SMC, producing MKLKKLSLFGFKSFPEPTELVFHDGITSIVGPNGCGKSNLIDAIRWVMGETSAKGLRGDSMEDVIFSGSESRKPLNLCEVTLTLTEAEGHLPERYGSFHEVAVTRRLHRSGESEYLINKVPCRLKDVTELFMDTGVGRRAYSVVEQGRIDALLAAKPKERRVLIEEAAGITKYRSRKEETVRKMEHTAQNLERLGDVIAEVRREMNGLKRQAARAEAFKRLRAEKRGLERDVLVGAWLDLQGRAAQARRSLEELEGALAQAQAGSGRLEARLEKGRLQLLDEERALESRQQGVYHLRNQISQREERAEFLRREAEGLAARADAARTEAADLEARRASLEGEVRSVEEELARVGERIASREGALEALRGEHGTAAKAQAEAEKALEAEKGRELSCLGDLSRVGHGLEHARRQRDEAVRRLEGMGRQGVEVATRLRELAEDLELRDAELEAAEQGREEARADRVRWEEELKGVRGRRQALGREVEEARKALHTGQSRLKGLEQLKDSLEWYGAGVKAVLADARAGGKNGVRGVVADTISAPPEYEAALEAALGERLQYVVVESPERGLEGVRHLKHRRAGRSSFAPVNLREGPAAAFPTVAEGWARGPLLDLVTVAPSYEGLARCLLGDVYVVETLDHALGLWAANGMRATLVTLEGETVSPEGVISGGTAGTQVPGLLRRNREIRELRQEVQAREAELARREGELGALDARAEAAAASLEAIREEVHRRELQVVHAAKDLAQLRERRDRLEERREALEFEREDLSSGVARLVTEAAALEAERVRLLGVQDEAASRRVSREREVGRGRERVAALHEGLTRLQVEEASDRERRQGLGERIRTLRTSLENVVRRVEKLGQEGQECTGLQEERGAELLRVAREIEVLRGELGRQESGVSELARRLDARRGELTGEERAAAQARREVDALHKRANEAQLGLRDLELRGETLAERFRERLGGDLEDEASRGVSEGFDPGAAEARIRALGAELDGFGEINLLAIEEHEEKKSRFEFLEAQRRDLEQSLASLREAIQRINRVSRERFAETFEKVSDTFRELYPQLFRGGEARLVLTEPEDLLETGIDIVARPPGKRPQHIGLLSGGEKALTAVALIFSIFLVKPSPFCILDEVDAPLDEANIGRFCDLLRTLSGASQFLLITHNKSTMEAADHLFGVTTDEPGVSRAVSVRLAEHYPAQAA